In Myxococcus guangdongensis, one genomic interval encodes:
- a CDS encoding glycosyltransferase family 2 protein: protein MPFFSVVIPTYNRARLLERTLVSVFAQEERNFEVLVVDDGSTDDTLEVLARLGEQVRVLQQSNAGPGVARNRGIEAARGEYVVFLDSDDLWFPWTLSSYRKVIEEQGKPTVVMGTSVTFRDESELARVGREPVRASPFADYLASALDRTPRTACVLAVRTEALRRVEGFTPLRIVAEDYDLLFRLGTERGFAWVRSPVMVGYRQHHGSESTMLESAHQGMAYQLMQERLGRYPGGPERRRERLEMLLYATRHVSHVMVDHHRMDLAMDLYWRGLPFHREVPRWRYLLGFLPKVALRRLKHLVRRR from the coding sequence ATGCCCTTCTTCTCTGTCGTCATCCCCACGTACAACCGGGCGCGGCTGTTGGAGCGGACGCTGGTCTCGGTGTTCGCGCAGGAGGAGCGGAACTTCGAGGTGCTCGTCGTGGACGACGGCTCCACGGACGACACGCTGGAGGTCCTGGCGCGGCTGGGCGAGCAGGTGAGGGTGCTTCAGCAGTCCAACGCGGGGCCCGGGGTCGCGCGCAACCGGGGCATCGAGGCGGCCCGGGGCGAGTACGTGGTGTTCCTGGACAGTGATGACCTGTGGTTCCCGTGGACGCTGTCCTCGTACCGAAAGGTGATCGAGGAGCAAGGAAAGCCGACGGTGGTGATGGGCACGTCGGTGACCTTCCGAGACGAGTCGGAGCTGGCGCGGGTGGGCCGTGAGCCCGTGCGCGCGTCACCGTTCGCGGACTATCTCGCGAGCGCCTTGGACCGGACGCCGCGCACGGCCTGTGTGCTGGCGGTGCGGACGGAGGCGCTGCGGAGGGTGGAGGGCTTCACGCCGCTGCGCATCGTCGCGGAGGACTACGACCTGCTGTTCCGGTTGGGGACGGAGCGGGGCTTCGCGTGGGTGCGCTCGCCGGTGATGGTGGGTTATCGCCAGCACCACGGCTCCGAGTCGACGATGCTGGAGTCGGCCCATCAGGGCATGGCGTACCAGTTGATGCAGGAGCGGCTGGGTCGCTATCCCGGAGGCCCTGAGCGCAGGCGCGAGCGACTGGAGATGTTGCTGTACGCCACGCGGCACGTGTCACACGTGATGGTGGACCACCACCGGATGGACCTCGCGATGGATTTGTATTGGCGAGGGTTGCCGTTCCATCGGGAGGTGCCCCGGTGGCGCTATCTGTTGGGGTTTTTGCCCAAGGTGGCGTTGAGGCGGCTGAAGCACCTCGTCCGGCGTCGTTGA
- a CDS encoding glycosyltransferase family 2 protein has translation MSKPDLIISIVNHSNPELLHDCLRTLYATTRDCTFEVWVVDNATDGRGVEAMRRDFPQVRWLFNTARKGFSANHNQVLRQASGRYFCIFNDDTIVHEGAFDSLVRFMDENPRVGMAGARLLNADGTIQNCTFRPMSLSGQLFDLVFLPRPLHFLKRKDIDPAQYGHEEARVNWVLGACIVVREETLAEVGLLDEAMSPLGNTEDTDWCVRAWKAGWEVAFCPEAVITHLTSRSFRPSATGPDKVRVELWRTRVAYFRKHHGRMREWMLRAILVGTLPYNSLVLTQTLLRGRMELTEYRRQLATFLRISEMGLRTRV, from the coding sequence ATGTCGAAGCCCGACTTGATCATCTCCATCGTCAATCACAGCAACCCGGAGCTGCTGCACGACTGCCTGCGGACGCTGTACGCGACGACGCGCGATTGCACCTTCGAGGTGTGGGTGGTGGACAACGCCACGGACGGCCGGGGCGTGGAGGCGATGCGGCGCGACTTCCCGCAGGTGCGCTGGCTCTTCAACACCGCGCGCAAGGGCTTCTCCGCCAATCACAACCAGGTGCTGCGGCAGGCGTCGGGCCGCTACTTCTGCATCTTCAATGACGACACCATCGTGCACGAGGGGGCGTTCGACTCGCTCGTGCGGTTCATGGATGAGAACCCGCGGGTGGGGATGGCGGGCGCGCGGCTGTTGAACGCGGATGGCACCATCCAGAACTGCACCTTCCGGCCGATGTCGTTGTCGGGGCAGCTGTTCGATTTGGTGTTCCTGCCGCGTCCGTTGCACTTCCTGAAGCGCAAGGACATCGACCCGGCGCAGTACGGGCACGAGGAGGCCCGGGTGAACTGGGTGCTCGGCGCGTGCATCGTGGTGCGCGAGGAGACGTTGGCGGAGGTGGGGCTGCTCGACGAGGCGATGTCGCCCCTGGGGAACACGGAGGACACGGACTGGTGTGTCCGGGCGTGGAAGGCGGGCTGGGAGGTGGCCTTCTGTCCGGAGGCGGTGATTACCCACCTGACCAGCCGCTCGTTCCGTCCCTCGGCCACGGGGCCGGACAAGGTGCGCGTGGAGCTGTGGCGCACGCGGGTGGCGTACTTCCGCAAGCACCATGGTCGGATGCGCGAGTGGATGCTGCGCGCCATCCTGGTGGGGACGCTGCCGTACAACTCGCTGGTGCTGACGCAGACGTTGCTGCGAGGGCGCATGGAGTTGACGGAGTATCGGCGGCAGCTCGCCACGTTCCTGCGCATCTCCGAGATGGGGCTGCGGACGCGGGTCTGA
- a CDS encoding oligosaccharide flippase family protein, whose amino-acid sequence MNATAAPQVDTGEVKARALKGMIVLVLRTVASQGLRVISALVLSRLLFPADYGLFGIVAYASSLGVFLGDLGLSAALVRQSHEPTQDETFTIFWSHQALTAVIVAAVCAMAPVLTEGYALGAEAVPMVWAMALGLFLSSLRVIPLMALERKLAFPLIARAELVENVAQVAGTLALAAAGMGAWALVVGSLIRGAVGLVCIAWASPWRPRGMFRWEVLRRLVGFGLAFQLPPLVAALVAGWVPLVVGQVLGKDVVGLVNWAWALASTPMMLSVVLNRVAFPAYCRMQDDPSGFAEYLKTSLRRLSAALLLTLPVAVLGMPVLVPLFFGQRWIAAVPLVQWFTLECLLITLTGLLATAQNAGGRPWERFAVVVGVGVAKWGLGTWAIHRWGLEGIGPVGLMVSALEVGVTAWRVSHLNPGLRGLMWQVVEPLVSVGLLLAVAALIALRLVPEGDWARWGVGGVSFLLLVLAREWLPGLRSMVGEVRDIIEFVRARRATRSAPASPAS is encoded by the coding sequence ATGAATGCGACCGCGGCACCCCAGGTGGACACCGGCGAGGTCAAGGCCCGTGCCCTGAAGGGCATGATTGTCCTCGTGCTGCGCACCGTGGCCTCGCAAGGGCTGCGGGTCATCAGCGCCCTGGTGCTCTCCCGGCTGCTGTTCCCCGCGGACTACGGCCTGTTCGGCATCGTGGCCTACGCGAGCTCGCTGGGCGTGTTCCTGGGCGACCTGGGCCTGAGCGCCGCGCTGGTGCGTCAGTCGCACGAGCCCACCCAGGATGAGACCTTCACCATCTTCTGGAGCCACCAGGCCCTCACCGCCGTCATCGTGGCCGCGGTGTGCGCGATGGCGCCGGTGCTCACCGAGGGCTACGCGCTGGGTGCGGAAGCCGTGCCGATGGTGTGGGCCATGGCGCTGGGGTTGTTCCTGTCCTCGCTGCGCGTGATTCCGTTGATGGCGCTGGAGCGGAAGCTCGCGTTTCCGCTCATCGCGCGCGCGGAGTTGGTGGAGAACGTGGCGCAGGTGGCCGGCACCCTGGCCCTGGCGGCGGCGGGGATGGGGGCCTGGGCCTTGGTGGTGGGCTCGCTCATCCGAGGCGCGGTGGGGCTCGTCTGCATCGCTTGGGCGTCCCCGTGGCGTCCGCGAGGGATGTTCCGGTGGGAGGTGCTGAGGCGGCTGGTGGGCTTCGGGCTGGCTTTCCAACTCCCGCCGTTGGTGGCGGCGCTGGTCGCGGGCTGGGTGCCCCTGGTGGTGGGGCAGGTGCTCGGCAAGGACGTGGTGGGGTTGGTGAACTGGGCCTGGGCGCTGGCCTCCACGCCGATGATGTTGAGCGTGGTCCTCAACCGCGTGGCCTTCCCCGCGTACTGCCGGATGCAGGATGACCCGAGCGGGTTCGCGGAGTATCTGAAGACGTCGCTCCGGCGGTTGTCCGCGGCGCTGTTGCTGACGTTGCCGGTGGCGGTGCTGGGGATGCCGGTGCTGGTGCCGCTGTTCTTCGGTCAGCGCTGGATTGCCGCGGTGCCGCTGGTGCAGTGGTTCACGCTGGAGTGTCTGCTCATCACGCTCACGGGGCTGTTGGCCACGGCGCAGAACGCGGGCGGTCGGCCGTGGGAGCGCTTCGCGGTGGTGGTGGGCGTGGGCGTGGCGAAGTGGGGGCTCGGCACCTGGGCCATCCATCGCTGGGGGCTGGAGGGAATCGGACCGGTGGGCCTGATGGTGTCGGCGCTGGAGGTCGGGGTGACGGCGTGGCGGGTGTCGCACCTGAACCCTGGGCTGCGAGGGCTGATGTGGCAGGTGGTGGAGCCGCTGGTCTCGGTGGGGCTCCTGTTGGCGGTGGCGGCGCTGATAGCGCTGAGGCTGGTCCCCGAGGGGGATTGGGCGCGGTGGGGCGTGGGCGGTGTGTCGTTCCTGTTGCTCGTCCTCGCGCGGGAGTGGCTCCCGGGGCTGCGCTCCATGGTGGGCGAGGTGCGGGACATCATCGAGTTCGTCCGGGCGCGACGCGCGACCCGGTCCGCGCCGGCGAGCCCGGCGTCATGA